A stretch of the Rhodospirillaceae bacterium genome encodes the following:
- the glmM gene encoding phosphoglucosamine mutase yields the protein MSRKFFGTDGIRGIANREPMTATTALALAAAAGGHFRRGAHRHRVVIGKDTRLSGYLLEPALTAGFISMGMDVILVGPMPTPAIAMLTPSLRADLGVMISASHNAFQDNGIKLFGPDGNKLSDDIELEIERRMEAGTAERELAGPRDLGRAQRLDDAPGRYMEFAKATFPAELRLDGLKIAVDCANGAAYRAAPTVLFELGAEVVPVAVSPDGFNINRDCGATAPETLATAVVAHNAHVGIALDGDGDRVRMVDETGRIVDGDQIMALIARAWRRAGKLRGGGIVSTVMSNLGLERYLRSMDMALVRARVGDRYVVEDMRRHGMNVGGEQSGHIVLSDHIATGDGLVTALQVLAELVRTGKPASDVMHLFEPAPQLLKNVEFEAGDGAAPLDAGPVKQAIADGENRLGKGGRLVIRRSGTEPVIRVMAEGDDESLVAAVVESVCASIEAAAR from the coding sequence ATGAGCCGCAAATTTTTCGGCACCGACGGCATTCGCGGCATCGCCAACCGCGAGCCGATGACCGCGACGACCGCGCTGGCGCTGGCGGCGGCGGCCGGCGGCCATTTCCGCCGCGGCGCGCACCGTCACCGGGTGGTGATCGGCAAGGATACGCGCCTTTCCGGCTATCTTCTGGAGCCGGCGCTTACCGCCGGTTTCATCTCCATGGGGATGGACGTGATTCTGGTCGGCCCGATGCCGACGCCCGCGATCGCCATGCTGACCCCGTCCCTGCGCGCCGATCTCGGGGTCATGATCTCGGCGTCGCACAACGCCTTTCAGGACAACGGCATCAAGCTGTTCGGGCCGGACGGCAACAAGCTGTCCGATGACATCGAACTGGAGATAGAACGGCGGATGGAAGCCGGGACCGCGGAGCGGGAGCTCGCCGGCCCGCGCGACCTGGGCCGCGCCCAGCGGCTCGACGATGCGCCCGGCCGCTATATGGAATTCGCCAAGGCCACGTTCCCGGCGGAGCTGCGCCTCGACGGCCTCAAGATCGCGGTCGATTGCGCCAACGGCGCCGCCTACAGGGCCGCGCCGACCGTGCTGTTCGAACTGGGCGCCGAAGTCGTGCCGGTCGCCGTTTCGCCCGACGGATTCAACATCAACCGGGATTGCGGCGCCACGGCGCCGGAAACCCTGGCAACGGCGGTCGTTGCCCACAATGCCCATGTCGGAATCGCGCTGGACGGCGACGGCGACCGGGTCCGCATGGTCGACGAGACCGGGCGCATCGTCGACGGCGACCAGATCATGGCCCTGATCGCCCGCGCCTGGCGCCGCGCCGGCAAGCTGCGCGGCGGCGGTATCGTCTCCACCGTGATGTCGAACCTCGGTCTTGAGCGCTATCTCCGCAGCATGGATATGGCCCTGGTCCGCGCCCGTGTCGGCGACCGGTATGTCGTTGAGGACATGCGCAGGCACGGTATGAACGTCGGCGGCGAGCAATCCGGCCATATCGTGCTCAGCGACCATATCGCCACGGGCGACGGCCTGGTGACGGCGCTTCAGGTGCTGGCGGAGCTGGTCCGCACCGGCAAGCCGGCGAGCGACGTCATGCATCTGTTCGAGCCGGCACCCCAGCTGCTCAAGAATGTGGAATTCGAGGCCGGCGACGGGGCGGCCCCGCTCGACGCCGGCCCGGTAAAGCAGGCGATCGCCGATGGGGAGAACCGGCTGGGCAAAGGCGGCCGCCTTGTCATCCGCAGGTCGGGCACCGAACCGGTGATCCGCGTCATGGCGGAAGGCGACGACGAAAGCCTCGTCGCAGCCGTGGTCGAGTCGGTATGCGCCTCCATCGAGGCGGCGGCCCGGTGA